The Acidianus manzaensis genome has a window encoding:
- a CDS encoding metallophosphoesterase, translating to MSWNEEQINEAIELVNKAYDYFSSLPLLLELPETDSVIFVGDTHGAIDVTEKVFDEYYSKVDKIIFLGDYVDRGSQSLENILLILRKMLENPDKVYMIRGNHESPITNEYYGFKAEIKQKLGDEENYEPFVRMFSVMPYAITINGYFCVHGGIARNLVDIKQINSLPKPDIIPDNEIAFEMLWNDPREELDGFIPNVRGEGTYFYGKDVTLKFLENNNLKGIIRGHEAVDAFRFEMDNRVITVFSSRYHGYGAGALILNKDNICKVLL from the coding sequence ATGTCGTGGAACGAAGAACAGATAAATGAGGCTATAGAGTTAGTAAATAAGGCATACGATTATTTTTCATCATTACCATTATTATTAGAACTACCAGAAACAGACTCAGTTATTTTTGTTGGGGACACTCATGGTGCGATAGATGTTACAGAAAAAGTGTTTGATGAATATTATAGTAAAGTAGATAAAATTATCTTTTTAGGGGATTATGTAGACAGAGGATCTCAAAGTCTTGAGAATATTTTATTAATATTACGTAAAATGTTAGAAAATCCTGATAAAGTTTACATGATTAGAGGAAACCATGAAAGTCCTATTACAAATGAGTATTATGGATTTAAGGCAGAAATAAAACAAAAACTTGGAGATGAAGAAAATTATGAACCTTTTGTAAGAATGTTTTCAGTTATGCCTTATGCAATTACGATAAATGGATATTTCTGTGTACATGGTGGTATAGCTAGAAATTTAGTTGATATAAAGCAAATAAATTCCCTTCCTAAACCTGATATTATTCCAGATAACGAAATAGCCTTTGAAATGTTATGGAATGATCCAAGAGAAGAGCTAGATGGATTTATACCCAATGTAAGAGGAGAAGGTACATATTTCTATGGGAAAGACGTTACGTTAAAGTTTTTGGAGAATAATAATTTAAAAGGGATAATAAGAGGACATGAAGCTGTAGATGCATTTAGATTTGAAATGGATAATCGTGTCATAACTGTTTTTTCTAGTAGGTATCATGGATACGGAGCCGGAGCCTTAATACTTAATAAGGATAATATATGCAAAGTATTACTATAG
- a CDS encoding VWA domain-containing protein, which yields MTISLKVDASHKYSFNTDVRMVFRIVLVPEKTSIATGFHYIILLDTSGSMEGIKIEKAKSGAIDLFKKIPSGNKVTFITFSSQVNVVTEFNDPADLSERISNLTAEGQTSLFTALLNAIKIASKYELPSYIILLTDGNPTDVTDFKSYEKIGLPNNVQIIPFGIGDDYNEGLLKLLSDKSGTNFYHIEDASEIPEKLPKAAKTTIAGKNITVDIISESKISLLNYSSLPVKINALEGVVKILGETIIPPNFSGNFMTVKVNYEDPVRNRQDNLMAIISLKPTTDNNLFISSTNKDIILEYEYYSTLQKYSQDVTAGNLVEATRTLKKMEDLAQQTRKIELIETTRRLSTDLETTKRIGSVEQTKKLSKEVSSEVTRKLRGEG from the coding sequence ATGACCATATCTCTTAAAGTCGATGCCAGTCATAAGTATTCCTTTAATACAGACGTAAGGATGGTATTTAGGATAGTATTAGTTCCAGAGAAAACTTCTATAGCTACTGGTTTTCATTATATAATACTTTTAGATACTAGTGGGTCAATGGAAGGCATTAAGATTGAAAAAGCTAAAAGTGGTGCAATAGATTTATTCAAAAAAATCCCTTCAGGTAATAAAGTAACATTCATAACATTCTCTTCTCAAGTAAACGTAGTAACAGAATTTAATGATCCAGCAGACTTAAGTGAAAGAATTTCAAATTTAACTGCTGAAGGTCAAACTTCATTATTTACTGCCTTATTAAATGCAATAAAGATTGCAAGCAAATATGAATTACCTAGCTATATAATTTTATTAACTGATGGAAATCCTACTGATGTTACAGATTTTAAGAGCTATGAGAAAATTGGTTTGCCTAATAATGTTCAGATTATTCCTTTTGGTATTGGAGATGACTATAACGAAGGTTTATTGAAATTACTTAGTGATAAATCCGGGACTAACTTCTACCATATAGAAGATGCATCAGAAATTCCTGAGAAACTTCCTAAAGCTGCCAAAACTACCATAGCTGGTAAGAATATTACCGTAGATATCATCAGCGAATCTAAAATTTCATTATTGAACTATTCCTCCTTACCTGTTAAAATAAATGCTTTGGAAGGGGTAGTAAAGATATTAGGTGAAACTATAATACCTCCTAATTTCTCTGGAAATTTTATGACAGTTAAGGTGAATTATGAAGATCCAGTAAGAAATAGACAAGATAATTTAATGGCTATAATATCATTAAAACCAACTACTGATAATAACTTATTTATATCTAGCACTAATAAGGATATTATATTGGAGTATGAATATTATTCTACATTACAGAAATATTCACAAGATGTTACTGCAGGTAATCTAGTTGAAGCAACAAGAACTTTAAAGAAAATGGAAGACTTAGCTCAGCAAACAAGAAAAATAGAGTTAATAGAAACTACTAGAAGATTATCTACAGATTTAGAAACAACAAAAAGAATTGGCTCAGTAGAACAAACTAAAAAATTATCAAAAGAAGTTTCTAGTGAAGTAACTAGAAAACTCAGAGGGGAAGGGTAA
- a CDS encoding AbrB/MazE/SpoVT family DNA-binding domain-containing protein — translation MATEDIVKVSRNYQVTIPARIRQKFQIKEGDLVKVVFDEKENTVKIIPASKES, via the coding sequence ATGGCAACGGAAGATATTGTTAAAGTTAGTAGAAACTATCAAGTAACTATACCTGCAAGGATTAGACAAAAGTTCCAAATAAAAGAAGGAGACTTAGTTAAAGTAGTTTTTGATGAAAAAGAAAATACAGTAAAAATAATACCAGCAAGTAAAGAAAGTTAA
- a CDS encoding aconitate hydratase, with the protein MNLENLPYSLRILSINISKNIDGERITEDDLNTILDWKVGKDIAFMPTRVVMQDYTGVPLLVDLAAMRSEIKKRGKDPLIINPKIQSDLIIDHSIQVDYYGTSYSLSLNMKKEFERNYERYTFLKWAQKSFKNLRIIPPGKGIIHQINLEYLSKVIHNDQPEIVIGTDSHTTMINGLSVLGWGVGGLEAEAVMLGEPYYAVVPEVIGVRLEGDIKEGVTPTDIVLYLTELLRKKGVVGKYVEFFGPSVSKLTVPDRATISNMAPEYGATVGYFPIDEQTIKYLNATGRDGDYVAKKAKELQIYYKEEPKYSDIVYVNLNDIEPSIAGPKNPDERVKFGTIKIENKKKGSIIEDGSVVIAAITSCTNTSNPTVMIGAGLLAKKAVELGLRTKPYVKTSLAPGSPVVVKYLKESGLLPYLEALGFDVVGFGCTTCIGNAGPLIKEVENDIRNNNIETYAVISGNRNFEGRINPLLKGTYLASPILVVAYAIYGKIDMNYGNPIGYDPNGNQVFLKDIWPTLKEISEYMSLAMNPEFYINQYSSIFQGDENWEKLDVTSSSTYNWPKSTYIVEPPWFKEKQKLEIKKARILLLLGDKVTTDHISPAGPIDPSSDAGKYLISLGVNDLNTFGARRGNHEVMLRGGFSNPKLKNYLVNKLGGYTVHFPDMKEGTIYEIAMKYKEEGIPLVIIAGKQYGSGSSRDWAAKVTSLLGVKAVLAESFERIHRSNLVAMGIAPIEIPNWKELGIHGDEEITINFDNLQPKAKVKIIIERNNEKKEIEGILRADTKVEIKYLTNGGIFNHVIDKFK; encoded by the coding sequence ATGAATCTGGAAAATCTTCCATATAGTCTTAGAATATTATCTATAAACATTTCAAAAAATATTGATGGAGAACGTATAACAGAGGACGATTTAAATACTATATTAGATTGGAAGGTAGGAAAAGATATAGCATTTATGCCTACTAGAGTCGTGATGCAAGATTATACAGGAGTTCCATTACTAGTAGATTTAGCAGCTATGAGAAGTGAAATAAAAAAGAGAGGAAAAGATCCTCTAATTATTAATCCTAAGATACAATCAGATCTAATAATCGACCATTCAATTCAAGTAGATTATTATGGAACTTCATATTCCTTATCACTAAATATGAAGAAAGAATTTGAAAGAAATTATGAGAGATACACATTCTTAAAATGGGCTCAGAAATCTTTTAAAAATTTAAGAATTATTCCGCCAGGCAAAGGAATTATTCATCAAATAAATTTAGAATACTTATCTAAAGTTATTCATAATGATCAGCCAGAGATAGTAATAGGAACTGATTCTCACACAACAATGATAAATGGACTGAGCGTATTAGGTTGGGGAGTAGGAGGATTAGAAGCTGAAGCAGTAATGTTAGGTGAACCATATTATGCAGTAGTTCCCGAAGTTATAGGAGTTAGATTAGAAGGTGATATAAAAGAAGGAGTAACACCAACCGATATAGTATTATATTTAACTGAATTATTAAGGAAAAAAGGAGTTGTTGGAAAATATGTAGAATTTTTTGGTCCTTCAGTTTCTAAATTAACAGTGCCAGATAGGGCTACTATCTCTAATATGGCTCCAGAGTATGGTGCTACAGTAGGATATTTCCCTATAGATGAACAAACTATAAAGTACTTAAATGCTACAGGCAGAGATGGAGATTATGTAGCTAAAAAAGCTAAGGAATTACAAATATACTATAAAGAAGAGCCTAAATATTCTGATATTGTATATGTGAATCTAAATGATATTGAACCATCAATTGCAGGACCTAAAAATCCTGATGAAAGAGTAAAATTTGGAACAATAAAAATAGAAAATAAAAAGAAAGGAAGCATCATAGAAGATGGATCAGTCGTAATAGCAGCAATAACAAGTTGTACTAACACTTCTAATCCTACTGTGATGATAGGAGCTGGTCTACTAGCTAAAAAAGCAGTAGAATTAGGATTAAGAACTAAACCATATGTAAAAACTAGTTTAGCTCCTGGATCTCCAGTAGTTGTTAAGTATCTTAAAGAATCTGGATTGCTTCCATATTTGGAAGCTTTAGGGTTTGACGTAGTTGGATTTGGATGTACAACATGTATAGGAAATGCAGGTCCATTAATAAAAGAAGTAGAGAATGACATTAGAAATAATAATATTGAAACTTATGCAGTAATTAGTGGAAACAGAAATTTTGAAGGAAGAATAAACCCATTACTTAAAGGAACTTACTTAGCTTCACCGATCTTAGTTGTAGCATATGCAATATATGGAAAAATAGATATGAATTATGGTAATCCAATAGGGTATGACCCTAATGGAAATCAAGTATTCTTAAAAGATATATGGCCAACATTAAAGGAAATTTCTGAATATATGAGCTTAGCAATGAATCCAGAATTTTACATTAATCAATATTCCAGTATATTCCAAGGAGATGAAAATTGGGAAAAATTAGATGTAACATCTTCAAGTACTTATAATTGGCCAAAATCTACATATATTGTTGAACCTCCATGGTTTAAAGAAAAACAAAAACTTGAGATTAAAAAGGCAAGAATATTACTCCTTTTAGGAGATAAAGTAACCACAGATCATATTTCCCCAGCAGGACCTATAGATCCATCTAGCGATGCAGGAAAATATCTTATTTCATTAGGTGTTAATGACCTAAACACTTTTGGTGCAAGGAGAGGCAATCATGAAGTTATGCTAAGAGGAGGATTTAGTAATCCTAAACTTAAGAATTACTTAGTAAACAAACTAGGTGGATATACTGTACATTTTCCAGATATGAAAGAAGGAACAATATATGAAATAGCAATGAAATATAAAGAAGAAGGTATACCATTAGTAATTATCGCAGGAAAGCAATATGGATCAGGCAGTTCTAGAGATTGGGCTGCTAAAGTTACGTCACTTCTTGGAGTCAAAGCTGTTTTAGCTGAATCTTTTGAAAGAATACATAGAAGTAACTTAGTTGCTATGGGAATAGCACCTATAGAAATTCCAAACTGGAAAGAACTAGGAATACACGGAGATGAAGAAATTACAATCAATTTTGATAATTTACAACCAAAAGCTAAGGTTAAAATTATAATTGAAAGAAATAATGAAAAGAAAGAAATTGAAGGAATACTTAGAGCTGATACTAAGGTAGAAATAAAATACCTAACTAATGGAGGAATATTTAACCATGTAATAGATAAATTTAAATAA
- a CDS encoding DUF2258 domain-containing protein, translating into MAENQRDIERAEEYEQMTPRTVILGENKFEISTGLIIAARYADKLRRVALVSLSKIVPKDIIIRDISELNKQLYDEIVNKLKLDKLSVIRITVEAYYNSQEKKIVFSNLKINRYYTEDECKKEYENVIKENQKLKNEIEEIKKQLADLYSKVE; encoded by the coding sequence ATGGCAGAGAATCAAAGAGATATAGAAAGAGCAGAAGAATATGAACAAATGACACCTAGGACAGTTATCTTAGGCGAAAATAAATTCGAAATTTCTACTGGTCTCATAATAGCTGCAAGATATGCCGATAAACTAAGGCGTGTAGCTTTAGTGTCACTAAGCAAGATTGTACCAAAAGATATAATAATAAGAGATATTTCAGAACTTAATAAACAATTATACGATGAAATAGTAAATAAACTTAAATTAGATAAATTATCAGTTATAAGAATAACAGTAGAAGCATATTATAACAGTCAAGAAAAGAAGATAGTTTTTAGCAATCTAAAAATTAACAGATATTATACAGAAGACGAATGCAAAAAGGAATATGAAAATGTTATAAAAGAAAATCAGAAGTTAAAAAATGAAATAGAAGAGATCAAAAAACAACTAGCAGACCTTTATAGTAAAGTTGAATAA
- a CDS encoding MarR family transcriptional regulator: MIERIKFPDGREVDIHEVLAFLYGLSKSDIEVLHVIMGKQGKVTTDELAESLKVTKASISKSINNLIYKGLIFRDKLEEDKKKGRPSYVYWIDNDALYKKISDDLQKLVNNVKDGLKTHIAVPVEA; encoded by the coding sequence ATGATAGAAAGAATAAAATTCCCAGACGGTAGAGAAGTAGACATCCATGAAGTATTAGCATTTCTATATGGCTTGTCTAAGAGTGACATAGAAGTATTACACGTAATAATGGGAAAGCAAGGAAAAGTAACAACTGATGAATTGGCGGAGTCATTAAAAGTAACTAAAGCCTCAATCAGTAAATCTATTAATAACTTGATCTATAAAGGTTTAATATTTAGAGATAAATTAGAAGAAGATAAGAAAAAAGGAAGGCCTAGCTACGTTTATTGGATAGATAATGACGCTTTATACAAAAAGATTTCAGATGACTTACAAAAACTAGTAAACAATGTTAAAGATGGATTAAAAACTCATATAGCAGTACCAGTAGAAGCATGA
- a CDS encoding transcriptional regulator, with translation MKWETQCEIAYVKVVPFIRSAIIKKLVEKGMPLRKASKSVGLSITSYEKHVNSKNIEVLEKDDNISDMIDALANRIYSGEKIDPITFCILCSSSRKLLGLEPCNF, from the coding sequence ATGAAATGGGAAACACAATGCGAGATCGCATACGTTAAAGTAGTCCCGTTTATAAGATCTGCTATAATTAAGAAACTAGTTGAAAAGGGGATGCCTTTAAGAAAAGCTAGTAAAAGTGTAGGATTATCAATAACATCTTATGAAAAGCATGTAAATAGTAAAAACATAGAAGTATTAGAGAAAGATGATAATATAAGTGACATGATAGATGCATTAGCAAATAGGATATATTCTGGTGAAAAAATAGATCCTATAACATTCTGCATTTTATGTTCTAGTTCTAGAAAACTTCTTGGATTAGAACCTTGTAATTTCTAA
- a CDS encoding FAD-dependent oxidoreductase — MAKIISKEIKRDIMILKFDQKLQFNPGNTVDVVIDKDRRTFSIASTIWENFIMIATKIRNSPFKQKLLVMKEGDEVNIEGPFQDEFVIKEAPLHVFIAKGIGITPVRSMALYLAKNGKNVKIYYQPDEDNIIPFKEDLRDILNISTFSEKIFTENKDAMFYVSGAPEFTKDITKIAMNANVKPGRLVVEPFTGY, encoded by the coding sequence ATGGCGAAAATCATAAGCAAGGAAATAAAAAGAGATATAATGATATTGAAATTTGATCAGAAATTGCAATTTAATCCAGGAAATACAGTTGATGTTGTAATTGACAAAGATCGAAGAACATTTTCGATAGCAAGTACTATCTGGGAGAATTTTATAATGATAGCTACAAAAATTCGAAATTCTCCTTTTAAGCAGAAATTGCTAGTTATGAAAGAAGGTGACGAAGTAAATATAGAAGGTCCATTTCAAGATGAGTTTGTTATTAAAGAAGCCCCATTGCACGTTTTTATTGCTAAAGGAATAGGGATAACACCAGTCAGATCAATGGCTTTATATTTAGCTAAAAATGGGAAGAATGTGAAAATATATTATCAACCAGATGAAGATAATATAATTCCGTTCAAAGAAGATTTGCGAGATATTCTAAATATTTCGACGTTTTCAGAAAAAATATTTACAGAGAATAAAGATGCAATGTTTTATGTAAGTGGAGCACCGGAATTTACCAAAGATATTACTAAAATTGCAATGAATGCAAACGTAAAACCAGGCAGATTAGTAGTAGAACCATTTACTGGATATTAA
- a CDS encoding mechanosensitive ion channel family protein — MAKLSIRQIIAIILSTIITAILVGIGVFLLASFKIIPANFTAYFYAAIWFVAAIVVTYLISNIIKLRFSHIIGEANAGNISFIARLLGYVIAFVGFFALVRVSIGAALAAGGFAGLVLGLASQDVLANIFGGIMLVFSRPYKLGDRITVSTWQYGLEAPTYPPKFFSNDFLIPGYTGEVIDISLLYTTIYTDDKVPVKIPNSIMIQAAIFVHNQEEKRQVRTKYEISKDLEPEIVINALKEKIKKLDYVIGEPSFKVLETTFNTYILGIDTLCKTIYEEPVRDQILRITMKTMKEIQEKQKQMQNNGGKQIQASK, encoded by the coding sequence ATGGCCAAACTGTCTATAAGACAAATTATAGCTATAATACTATCAACAATAATTACAGCTATTTTAGTAGGAATAGGAGTCTTCTTATTGGCTAGCTTTAAAATAATACCAGCTAATTTTACGGCGTATTTTTACGCTGCAATATGGTTCGTAGCAGCTATAGTAGTTACATATTTGATTTCTAATATTATAAAATTAAGATTTTCCCATATAATAGGTGAAGCCAATGCTGGAAATATATCTTTTATCGCTAGGTTACTTGGATATGTAATAGCTTTTGTAGGATTCTTTGCTTTGGTAAGGGTTAGTATAGGTGCAGCTCTAGCTGCAGGTGGATTTGCTGGCTTAGTTTTAGGTTTAGCATCACAAGACGTATTAGCTAATATCTTTGGAGGGATAATGTTAGTGTTCTCTAGACCTTATAAGCTTGGAGATAGAATAACCGTGTCTACGTGGCAATATGGATTAGAAGCTCCAACTTATCCTCCAAAATTTTTCTCGAACGATTTTTTAATTCCAGGGTATACAGGAGAAGTTATTGATATTTCTTTATTATATACTACAATTTATACTGATGACAAAGTCCCCGTTAAAATTCCTAATAGTATAATGATTCAAGCTGCTATATTTGTACATAATCAAGAAGAAAAGAGGCAAGTTAGGACAAAATATGAAATTTCTAAAGACTTAGAACCAGAAATAGTTATAAATGCATTGAAGGAAAAAATTAAAAAATTAGATTATGTTATAGGAGAACCTTCTTTTAAAGTACTTGAAACTACTTTTAATACATATATTTTAGGAATTGACACGTTGTGTAAAACTATATACGAGGAGCCAGTGAGAGACCAAATATTAAGAATAACTATGAAAACAATGAAAGAAATTCAGGAAAAGCAAAAACAGATGCAAAATAATGGAGGCAAGCAAATTCAAGCATCTAAATGA
- a CDS encoding glycoside hydrolase family 15 protein, with protein MTRYIILGNNKLTILADKDYYLRELYYPLSTDNHLHVGRIGIWVDGKFYWIHDLNPKISFEEDSLSAKVNFSVSGVNVEIKDSVDMAYEILSRRVKVNGNKEFTIFFAWDYHIYGTEYGDTALYDPATDAIIHYKRDRWFLFTCDIPSYQYATGYKEVMGYQGTWKDCEDGILSDNPIAQGAVDSAISFKLNTGTTFYCWLIAGTSYGDLRRKNEYVQNKTPQALLERTDNYWKAWLSKAKSYEEPVRRSLLVITANWQDNGALPASLDTDIMRFNKDTYNYVWHRDAAFSSIALTLLGYEDFSRKFFEYSRQLLYTGFLFQKYTVDGYWGSTWHPWTTGYIPIQEDETALLIYALWVHFSRFLDVNFIKDYYRPLVKAAADFLSSYIDEKTGLPLPSYDLWEERRGTHFFTSAAVYAGLISASKFAEFFGEENVKEKYFSVAQGIRNALDMFYQEDHFARSLTDNGFDKTVDSSTVLGAMLVYDPMDPRVVENRKTVESKLLVNGGIIRYENDWYLKESDKPNPWFITTLWIAQQNIAEGNINRAKEYIDWVLKNSLPTGIIPEQITPSGNYPSVSPLVWSHAELIKTYYFLKNGFSKFV; from the coding sequence ATGACAAGGTACATAATTCTGGGTAATAACAAGCTAACTATATTAGCTGATAAAGATTATTATTTGAGAGAATTATATTATCCTTTAAGCACAGATAATCACTTGCATGTAGGAAGGATTGGTATTTGGGTCGATGGAAAATTTTATTGGATTCACGATTTAAATCCTAAGATATCCTTTGAAGAAGATTCTTTAAGTGCTAAAGTTAATTTTAGTGTTTCCGGAGTAAATGTTGAAATAAAAGATTCAGTTGATATGGCGTACGAAATACTATCTAGACGAGTAAAAGTTAATGGAAACAAAGAATTTACAATTTTCTTTGCATGGGATTATCATATTTATGGCACAGAATATGGTGATACCGCATTATATGATCCTGCTACTGATGCAATAATTCATTATAAGAGAGATAGGTGGTTTCTATTCACTTGTGATATACCATCTTATCAATACGCTACTGGATATAAGGAAGTTATGGGATATCAAGGCACATGGAAAGATTGCGAAGATGGGATTTTATCTGATAATCCTATAGCTCAAGGTGCTGTAGATTCAGCAATAAGTTTTAAGCTAAATACTGGAACAACATTTTATTGTTGGCTAATTGCTGGTACCAGTTATGGCGATTTAAGAAGAAAAAATGAGTATGTGCAAAATAAAACTCCTCAAGCTTTATTAGAAAGAACAGACAACTATTGGAAAGCTTGGTTATCAAAAGCAAAAAGTTATGAAGAGCCCGTAAGAAGATCTCTTCTAGTAATAACAGCTAATTGGCAAGATAATGGAGCATTACCTGCATCATTAGACACTGATATAATGAGATTTAATAAGGATACATATAATTATGTTTGGCATAGAGATGCAGCATTTTCCTCTATAGCCTTAACCCTGCTGGGATATGAAGATTTTAGTAGAAAATTTTTTGAATATTCTAGGCAATTATTATATACTGGGTTTCTATTTCAAAAATATACTGTTGATGGTTATTGGGGAAGCACCTGGCATCCATGGACTACAGGTTATATTCCAATTCAAGAGGACGAAACAGCACTTCTAATATATGCATTATGGGTTCATTTTTCTAGATTTTTAGATGTTAATTTTATAAAAGATTACTATAGGCCTTTAGTTAAAGCTGCAGCAGATTTTTTATCCTCCTATATTGATGAGAAAACAGGTCTTCCATTACCTTCTTACGATCTTTGGGAAGAAAGAAGAGGAACCCATTTCTTTACTTCTGCTGCTGTATATGCTGGACTAATATCAGCATCAAAGTTTGCAGAATTCTTTGGAGAAGAAAATGTAAAAGAGAAATACTTTAGTGTAGCTCAAGGTATAAGGAATGCTTTAGATATGTTTTATCAAGAGGATCATTTTGCTAGATCTTTAACGGATAATGGTTTCGATAAAACTGTAGATTCTAGTACTGTATTAGGTGCTATGTTAGTTTATGATCCTATGGATCCTAGAGTCGTTGAAAATAGAAAAACTGTAGAATCTAAATTGTTAGTTAATGGTGGAATAATAAGATATGAAAATGATTGGTACTTAAAGGAGAGCGACAAACCTAATCCTTGGTTTATAACTACATTATGGATAGCTCAGCAGAATATTGCAGAAGGTAATATAAATAGAGCTAAAGAGTATATTGATTGGGTTTTAAAAAATTCTCTACCAACAGGAATAATTCCAGAACAAATAACTCCATCTGGAAATTATCCGTCAGTATCTCCATTAGTTTGGAGTCATGCAGAGCTGATAAAGACTTATTATTTCCTTAAAAATGGATTTTCAAAGTTTGTCTAG
- a CDS encoding glycosyltransferase family A protein, with product MSIKVFIPTLGRHTLKQTICSLNKQTYKDFEIILITKNDLTVNDINVIKQSNGYFEEAINLALKNINGDEDLVLFTDDDAIVSEKWIEEHLDFHEKNPNVAIASGKVIGKKWKNYPNSLFMRYKNTEFMKPYNIAFSEYTAFLTKTGLSVDRENIGEKDFEKSLAIAGVNMSLKPKIFEKKQIIEFTLRGSYNETILALQAIKEGYSSATFNKAIVFHQGEESLSRTTNTKIEKYLILEKHTLPFGVNFIFPIDEKLLENFLQIVDDEIPRLGLELALKGIKEKMIPHSFREILKKQKEILDKL from the coding sequence ATGTCAATAAAGGTTTTTATCCCTACTTTAGGGAGGCATACATTAAAACAAACAATTTGCTCTTTAAATAAGCAAACGTATAAAGATTTTGAAATAATACTCATAACAAAAAACGATTTAACAGTAAATGATATAAATGTAATCAAACAAAGTAATGGATATTTTGAAGAAGCAATAAATTTAGCATTAAAGAATATAAATGGAGATGAAGATCTTGTATTATTTACTGATGATGATGCTATAGTTTCAGAAAAATGGATAGAAGAACACTTAGATTTTCATGAGAAGAATCCTAATGTTGCTATAGCCTCCGGAAAGGTAATAGGAAAAAAATGGAAAAATTATCCTAATAGCTTGTTTATGCGATATAAAAATACTGAGTTTATGAAACCTTATAATATCGCATTTTCTGAATATACTGCGTTTTTAACTAAAACTGGATTATCAGTAGATAGAGAAAATATAGGAGAAAAAGATTTTGAAAAATCATTAGCTATAGCAGGAGTTAATATGAGTTTAAAACCTAAAATTTTTGAAAAAAAGCAAATTATCGAATTCACTTTAAGAGGAAGTTATAATGAGACAATATTAGCATTACAAGCAATAAAAGAAGGATATTCATCAGCAACCTTCAATAAAGCAATAGTATTTCATCAAGGAGAAGAATCATTATCTAGGACTACCAATACTAAAATAGAAAAATACCTAATTTTAGAAAAACATACTTTACCATTTGGAGTAAATTTTATTTTTCCGATAGATGAGAAATTACTTGAGAATTTTTTACAAATAGTAGATGATGAAATACCCAGGTTAGGCTTAGAATTAGCATTAAAGGGAATAAAAGAAAAAATGATTCCGCACAGTTTTAGGGAAATACTTAAAAAACAAAAAGAAATACTAGACAAACTTTGA
- a CDS encoding XdhC family protein — MRIVIFASSREAEMEEPVFCDKDSVRVDSSKCSGKTLTIASPLSRYLKDLGFNVTVIDPFAEDGDYDADQIIKGTVFTIPDELIKDSYVIVATKHVYDTWAIMKSIQAKAKSISVVMSLKRAKIILKRLIEAGISKDELKALRIPAGLDIGAKTDKEIALSIVAEILSVDRNTTGMPLREIKGFEKMVDEL; from the coding sequence ATGAGAATTGTAATATTCGCCTCTAGTAGAGAGGCAGAAATGGAAGAGCCAGTATTTTGCGACAAGGATAGTGTAAGGGTTGATTCTTCAAAATGTTCAGGTAAAACATTAACAATAGCTTCTCCATTATCTAGATATTTAAAAGATTTAGGTTTTAACGTGACAGTAATAGACCCTTTTGCGGAAGATGGCGATTATGATGCTGATCAAATAATTAAAGGAACAGTATTTACTATTCCGGATGAGCTAATTAAAGATAGTTACGTAATTGTAGCTACTAAACATGTTTATGATACGTGGGCTATAATGAAAAGTATACAAGCAAAAGCGAAAAGCATATCTGTGGTAATGAGCCTAAAAAGAGCTAAGATTATTTTAAAGAGGCTTATAGAAGCTGGAATATCGAAGGACGAATTAAAGGCTTTAAGAATACCTGCAGGATTAGATATAGGAGCTAAAACAGATAAGGAAATAGCATTAAGTATAGTGGCAGAGATTCTTTCCGTAGACAGGAATACTACTGGTATGCCATTGAGAGAAATTAAGGGCTTTGAAAAGATGGTTGATGAACTTTGA